A window of the Lactuca sativa cultivar Salinas chromosome 5, Lsat_Salinas_v11, whole genome shotgun sequence genome harbors these coding sequences:
- the LOC111907993 gene encoding protein FAR1-RELATED SEQUENCE 5-like: protein MDFLDESFIHKVGTCNIGASKAYNLVSSMKGGFDYRGGTVVDFKKFHRDLNCKIGVKDSQMVVDILTNRKLCFSNFSSEVQKDVDDHLTRLFWADDTSKANYKEFGDVLSFDATYQTNKYSMVFVLFTGVDYHKHCVTFTAGLLAREIADAYVWLLEVFRKAFVKPPMMIVIDRDSSMKKAVNFIPIDVYNHSDFQKTFFDIIWNLQCSPQDFDSSWSTMLDKFHQKENDWLRSIFKIRDVWIPAFMRDLELSGLMRTTSILESLNNAFSHFLHHKSNLVKFMMSFDSAMEKQRHHQSLLDYQSTTTTPKLRTPLAIEKHASEIYTHNIFLDIQKELYKYMFYCVQESVVIEDESEDEESDDFYRNSLTSHCPNTRYKVVFSRRGDSINISCSCMLFVQDRLLCRHMFFILNMKDKNECLIQYAYAILRLSINKIANNEDELAKYIKQLQEVDSGIPLCTSSRASSSRSVHIEKLIGAAIPDVINIRNPERIRNKGCASGKRIKSTREKVIEKSKKGTRLSSLCHKQNNNARRCILRFKKSDLESEVTEG, encoded by the exons ATGGATTTTCTTGATGAATCCTTTATACATAAGGTTGGTACTTGTAACATTGGTGCTTCAAAAGCTTATAACTTGGTGAGTAGTATGAAGGGTGGCTTTGATTATAGGGGAGGGACTGTAGTTGACTTTAAAAAATTTCATAGAGATTTGAATTGTAAAATTGGTGTCAAAGATTCCCAAATGGTTGTGGATATATTGACAAACAGAAAATTGTGTTTCTCTAATTTTTCATCTGAGGTTCAAAAAGATGTTGATGATCATCTTACTAGACTTTTTTGGGCTGATGATACTTCGAAAGCCAACTATAAGGAATTTGGAGATGTACTATCTTTTGATGCTACTTATCAAACAAACAA GTATTCTATGGTATTTGTTCTTTTTACTGGAGTTGACTACCACAAGCATTGTGTTACTTTTACTGCTGGTTTACTAGCTCGTGAGATAGCAGATGCATATGTGTGGTTGCTTGAAGTGTTTCGTAAAGCATTTGTCAAGCCTCCCATGATGATTGTAATAGATCGGGATTCATCAATGAAGAAAGCTGTTAATTTT ATTCCTATCGATGTTTATAACCATTCGGACTTCCAGAAGACATTTTTTGATATTATATGGAATCTTCAATGTTCTCCACAAGATTTTGATAGTTCATGGTCAACAATGTTAGATAAGTTTCATCAAAAAGAAAATGACTGGTTAAGGTCTATTTTTAAAATAAGGGATGTATGGATTCCAGCTTTTATGAGAGATCTTGAACTTTCTGGTTTGATGCGAACTACTTCAATATTAGAGAGTCTGAATAATGCTTTCTCACATTTTTTGCATCATAAATCAAATTTGGTGAAGTTCATGATGTCGTTTGATAGTGCAATGGAGAAGCAAAGGCATCATCAATCTTTATTAGATTATCAGTCCACAACTACTACCCCCAAGCTAAGGACTCCTTTGGCTATTGAAAAGCATGCATCGGAAATTTATACACATAATATTTTCTTGGACATTCAGAAAGagttatataaatatatgttttactGTGTTCAAGAATCTGTAGTTATtgaagatgaaagtgaa GATGAAGAATCTGATGACTTTTATCGAAATAGTCTTACTTCTCATTGTCCTAATACTCGTTACAAG GTTGTATTTAGTAGAAGGGGTGATAGCATTAACATCAGTTGTAGCTGCATGCTTTTTGTCCAGGATAGATTGTTATGTCGTCATATGTTTTTCATATTAAATATGAAAGA TAAAAATGAATGTTTGATTCAATATGCATATGCTATTCTTCGTTTGTCTATTAACAAGATAGCAAATAATGAGGATGAGTTGGCTAAATATATAAAGCAACTTCAGGAAGTTGATAGTGGTATTCCTTTATGTACCTCATCAAGGGCATCTTCGAGTAGATCAGTTCACATTGAAAAACTTATTGGAGCTGCAATACCTGATGTTATCAACATTCGTAATCCAGAGCGGATCAGAAACAAGGGATGTGCTAGTGGTAAAAGAATCAAGAGCACTAGAGAGAAAGTGATTGAGAAATCTAAAAAGGGTACTAGGTTGTCTAGTTTATGTCATAAACAAAATAACAATGCTAGGAGATGCATTTTAAGGTTTAAGAAGTCTGATTTAGAATCTGAGGTTACAGAAGgctaa